In the genome of Ensifer sp. WSM1721, the window AACTTATTGAAGAAGTCGTCCTCGGGCCCGAAGATGATAGATGGGCGCAGGATGACTGCCTCAGGGACGGTTTCGAGGATCGCGATCTCGGCCCGGCCCTTGGTGCGGGCGTATTTCGATTCGGAACTCGTGTTGGCGCCGATCGCCGAAATATGCGTCAGCGTCGCACCGGCTGCACGGGCTGCTTCCGCGACGGCCCGGGCACCGAAGTCCTGTACCGCGTCAAAGGTGTTGCGGCCGCTCTCGAAGAGCACGCCGACGCAGTTGATCACGTGGTCGGCACCCTCGACGGCGCGATCGACAGACGTGCGATAGCGCAGGTTAGCCTGAACGAAGGAAATCTGGCCCATAGTGCCAAGCGGTTGAAGATGGCCGGCGAGATCGGGCCGGCGCACGGCGACGCGAATGCGATAACCACGTTTGGCAAGCGCGCGTACCACATGACGGCCGACAAAACCGGATCCGCCGAAAATCGTCACCAGCGGCGGAAGGTTGGACAAGGTCATGGGAAACGCGCTCCTGATGTCAATGGGAAG includes:
- a CDS encoding complex I NDUFA9 subunit family protein codes for the protein MTLSNLPPLVTIFGGSGFVGRHVVRALAKRGYRIRVAVRRPDLAGHLQPLGTMGQISFVQANLRYRTSVDRAVEGADHVINCVGVLFESGRNTFDAVQDFGARAVAEAARAAGATLTHISAIGANTSSESKYARTKGRAEIAILETVPEAVILRPSIIFGPEDDFFNKFAGMARLSPVLPLVGGGHTKFQPVYVADVAEAVARSVDGKLKGGTIYELGGPQVLSFRECLEITLKTIDRKRRFVSIPFGIASLMGSVASLVPFITPPLTADQVVLLKTDNVVSAEAEAEGRTLAGIGIKPTMLDPILPTYLVRYRPQGQYTGTGRSA